One Gammaproteobacteria bacterium DNA window includes the following coding sequences:
- a CDS encoding two-component system, NtrC family, sensor histidine kinase GlrK yields the protein MALHPRSLLQLTLFGFGLVALPPIGGLVYTAVHLQQLSAQSQKAVFRAVTATRASSVLVEKATDMERVVRQYQVVGELPLLDLYRRTHEDFSRTTAELDDLPLDDVQRQRLRHLSELAKQVRAHLADGRPDAEAVPIAVRDLTELSGLSHEVLADSKALIEHEVDVMESTTASTQYFLYWQAVALGPAALVLAGLFVVLINRPIRQVDTALRRLGDGEFATPVVVLGPRDLQELGERLDWLRRRLVELEEEKTKFLHQVSHELKTPLTALREGTDLLAEGVVGELSPGQAEIVAILKTNAATLQRLIEDLLNFSLARSEHGTLLATPVFFDALVREVITDHRPAMIAKGLRLHLALTRLTLRGDAKKLRVVVDNLLSNAVKFSPQDGALMLRLERHGETVVLEVEDAGSGIAEEERNKVFEAFYQGRYAGGGHLKGTGIGLSIAWEYVYAHGGHIEAVSPRELAGACLRVTLPLDTRRGTS from the coding sequence ATGGCGCTACATCCTCGCTCTCTCTTACAACTCACCCTGTTTGGCTTTGGTCTGGTGGCCCTGCCCCCGATTGGGGGGTTGGTCTACACCGCCGTGCACCTTCAGCAGTTATCGGCCCAGAGTCAGAAAGCAGTATTCCGAGCGGTGACGGCTACCCGCGCCAGTTCGGTCCTGGTCGAGAAGGCTACCGACATGGAACGTGTGGTGCGTCAGTACCAGGTAGTGGGTGAGTTGCCGCTGTTGGACCTCTATCGACGTACCCACGAAGATTTTTCCCGCACTACCGCCGAATTGGATGACCTGCCTCTAGACGATGTGCAGCGTCAGCGTCTGCGGCATCTTAGCGAGCTGGCCAAACAGGTTCGCGCCCACCTTGCCGATGGTCGTCCCGATGCGGAGGCGGTACCGATTGCGGTGCGCGATCTCACCGAGCTTTCCGGTTTGTCGCATGAGGTCCTAGCCGATAGTAAGGCCCTCATCGAACACGAGGTGGATGTTATGGAGAGCACCACCGCCAGCACGCAGTACTTCCTGTATTGGCAAGCGGTAGCCTTGGGTCCGGCGGCGTTGGTCCTCGCTGGGTTGTTCGTGGTGCTTATTAATCGTCCTATTCGTCAGGTAGACACCGCGTTACGCCGCTTGGGTGATGGCGAGTTTGCTACCCCGGTGGTGGTGCTCGGCCCTCGTGACTTGCAAGAATTAGGGGAGCGTTTGGATTGGTTACGCCGACGTTTGGTGGAACTGGAGGAGGAGAAGACCAAATTTCTGCACCAGGTCTCTCACGAACTCAAGACTCCACTCACGGCGTTGCGAGAGGGGACGGACCTGTTGGCCGAGGGGGTTGTTGGTGAACTGTCTCCTGGCCAGGCTGAGATCGTTGCCATCCTCAAGACCAATGCGGCAACCTTGCAGCGGCTCATCGAAGACCTACTCAACTTCAGTTTGGCCCGTTCCGAACACGGTACCCTGCTAGCGACCCCGGTATTTTTCGATGCCCTGGTTCGAGAGGTGATTACCGACCATCGCCCCGCAATGATCGCCAAGGGGCTCAGGTTGCACTTAGCGCTTACTCGACTCACCCTGCGCGGTGACGCCAAAAAGCTTCGAGTGGTGGTAGATAATTTGTTGTCCAATGCGGTGAAATTCTCACCCCAAGACGGCGCGCTTATGCTGCGCCTGGAACGGCATGGTGAAACGGTAGTCTTGGAGGTAGAAGATGCCGGTTCCGGCATTGCAGAAGAGGAGCGCAACAAAGTGTTCGAGGCGTTCTATCAGGGGCGGTACGCTGGTGGCGGTCATCTCAAGGGGACGGGTATTGGGCTGTCCATTGCCTGGGAATATGTCTACGCCCACGGTGGTCATATCGAGGCGGTGTCTCCCCGTGAACTGGCCGGGGCTTGCCTGCGAGTCACCCTGCCATTGGATACCAGGAGGGGGACTTCGTGA
- a CDS encoding hypothetical protein (Evidence 5 : Unknown function), whose protein sequence is MRMYLQLTLRENAAMGRWLKTLLLVVCVVAPLEVHSTDASTAEVSPHGGDVPIAVRPPASSLESSTAAEMSATAKVSAVPGAPTPDEATTTTKVTPVVVKATEVINPAKTSSIVETLVPTEAPTTPQAVKTTEAPPPAKETSPAVKGAPASPKAAETVLSVPVKAPLPAAEMLPVVSKTVPKATEVVVPVPAPPEVSPVVTVTPKVVAPQTTTAIVKPALEGGDEAATLVAATLVRPSARSLVQVERAAASDPKALPRLAAMLLGRNNRGDVSRATLLLERFLRQRPMDARGSVQLLLLLAREREIRALARKGGYAWSCEAADLAQAKAEQATDIQDDELTILRKELVETREERDAARHEAVELRRKLKDLTSIEKSMDERKSH, encoded by the coding sequence GTGAGGATGTATCTACAACTTACCTTGCGAGAAAACGCCGCAATGGGTAGATGGTTGAAGACGCTACTGTTAGTGGTCTGTGTCGTAGCGCCACTAGAGGTACACTCCACCGATGCCTCAACGGCTGAAGTATCTCCCCACGGGGGAGATGTACCGATTGCAGTAAGACCACCAGCCTCTTCCCTGGAATCCTCCACTGCTGCAGAAATGTCGGCAACGGCGAAGGTGTCTGCCGTGCCGGGGGCACCAACGCCTGATGAGGCAACAACGACAACCAAGGTAACCCCTGTTGTTGTGAAGGCTACGGAGGTAATTAATCCCGCAAAGACCTCTTCTATCGTAGAAACACTAGTTCCTACGGAGGCACCGACCACGCCACAGGCAGTGAAGACCACAGAGGCACCACCGCCCGCGAAAGAAACATCCCCCGCCGTGAAAGGCGCACCAGCTAGCCCGAAGGCTGCTGAGACCGTGCTCTCTGTCCCCGTAAAGGCACCGCTTCCTGCAGCGGAGATGCTTCCAGTAGTGAGTAAAACAGTCCCAAAGGCTACCGAGGTGGTGGTCCCTGTACCCGCTCCCCCGGAGGTATCGCCGGTTGTGACGGTTACCCCCAAAGTTGTTGCTCCCCAAACAACGACTGCAATAGTGAAACCGGCCCTGGAGGGGGGAGACGAAGCAGCGACGCTCGTCGCTGCGACTTTGGTGCGACCTTCGGCCCGTAGCTTGGTCCAGGTCGAACGGGCGGCGGCTTCTGATCCCAAGGCGTTGCCGCGTTTGGCGGCCATGCTTCTGGGGCGCAATAATCGTGGTGATGTAAGTCGGGCCACTCTTTTGTTGGAGAGATTTCTGCGGCAACGACCAATGGACGCACGGGGATCCGTCCAATTACTGCTGCTGCTCGCCCGTGAGCGTGAAATCCGAGCATTGGCGCGCAAGGGCGGTTATGCGTGGTCATGCGAGGCCGCCGATCTCGCCCAGGCCAAGGCGGAGCAGGCGACCGATATTCAGGATGATGAGCTAACTATCCTGCGCAAGGAATTGGTGGAGACAAGGGAGGAACGGGATGCCGCTCGTCACGAGGCCGTCGAGCTGCGCCGAAAACTCAAGGACCTTACCTCTATCGAGAAGAGCATGGATGAGCGCAAAAGCCACTGA
- the cysQ gene encoding 3'(2'),5'-bisphosphate nucleotidase CysQ encodes MIKVRNPSASRHSEHCDWLPAVLDLAREAGDRILAVYNSDIAVRRKDDSTPVTAADLAAHHTLIDGLSLLTPHLPVLSEESKHIPFEERTRWRRYWLVDPLDGTREFINRNGQFTVNVALIEDHEPVMGVVLVPTTGVCYYACRGEGAFRQTSPEAVPEPIHSRPFRGDCLVVAGSRSHGTEALQRFLDNLPTCEVVSLGSALKSCLVAEGKVDLYPRLGPTSEWDTAAAQCVVEEAGGAVTNVRMERLRYNTKRSLLNPHFFVSGDPRRDWSRFLF; translated from the coding sequence ATGATCAAAGTACGCAACCCCTCAGCTTCCCGTCACTCGGAGCATTGCGATTGGCTGCCGGCGGTGCTGGATCTTGCCCGAGAGGCAGGGGACCGTATCCTGGCTGTCTACAACAGTGACATCGCGGTGCGCCGCAAGGATGATTCTACCCCCGTGACAGCGGCGGATTTAGCCGCCCATCATACCCTCATTGACGGGCTTAGCCTCCTGACCCCCCACCTCCCGGTCCTTTCCGAGGAATCTAAACATATCCCCTTCGAGGAACGTACACGCTGGCGACGTTACTGGTTGGTGGATCCTTTAGATGGAACAAGAGAATTTATCAATCGCAACGGTCAGTTTACGGTTAATGTTGCCCTAATCGAAGACCACGAACCAGTCATGGGAGTGGTTTTGGTTCCCACCACTGGGGTTTGTTATTACGCTTGTCGCGGCGAGGGGGCGTTTCGTCAGACCTCTCCCGAGGCAGTCCCGGAGCCGATCCATAGCCGCCCGTTCCGTGGTGATTGCCTGGTTGTGGCGGGAAGTCGTTCTCACGGCACGGAGGCGCTACAGCGTTTCCTCGATAACCTCCCCACCTGTGAAGTAGTGAGTCTGGGGAGTGCACTTAAGTCCTGCCTGGTAGCGGAAGGCAAGGTTGACCTCTACCCACGTCTCGGTCCTACCTCCGAATGGGATACCGCCGCTGCCCAATGCGTGGTGGAAGAGGCAGGCGGAGCGGTGACCAACGTTCGCATGGAGCGTCTGCGTTACAACACCAAGCGATCCCTACTCAATCCCCACTTTTTTGTCTCGGGTGACCCGCGCCGCGACTGGTCACGGTTCCTTTTTTAA
- the gltD gene encoding Glutamate synthase (NADPH) small chain gives MAVSHDDLKQALTFRRFKDGDDKHRPWQEEIFKASWSHKCPTYVHRTPPCQGSCPSGEDIRGWLDIVRGVEKPIKGMPWQEYAFRRSTEANPFPAMMGRVCPAPCEDGCNRNALEDHVGINSVEQYIGDWAIENGLKFVAGASTGRKVAIIGGGPAGLAAAYQLRRKGHGVTLFDSYEQLGGMFRFGIPGYRVPRDKLDAEIQRIIDMGVEVRLNTRVGKDVTMETLEKEFDALCWALGAQAGKDLPIPGFEESINCVSGVAFLSTFNLGRLQMVSPRVVVVGGGDTSIDVASVARRLGHITDSHDKDLPERVILGYAAHDVSGSLTRIGANVTLTSLFPVEKMTAAEHEVQDAQREGIKILGGVLPLEILRNAEGRAVAMKLCECTMQGMKPIPKEGTEFVIEADLFVSAIGQKGDMTGIESLDNGRGFIDCDRHYQVKGRKGHFVAGDIVRPHLLTTAIGQAAIAADSIDHYLRSQELARRPKVDVRHFNLLTKLDEVGLSPTAFKSESSGVDGGLRGTSSANFAVHNFEDRAANDVIPYEKLFLGHFKYVPRSRREEIHINADAVLGNFSERLVGLSETQSKEEAARCMSCGMCFECDNCVIFCPQEAVKRVPKNQSTLGRYVYTDYDRCIGCHICADVCPTGYIEMGMGE, from the coding sequence ATGGCTGTTTCCCACGATGACCTGAAGCAAGCGCTCACTTTCCGTCGGTTCAAGGATGGTGATGATAAACATCGACCGTGGCAAGAAGAAATTTTTAAGGCCAGTTGGAGCCACAAGTGCCCCACCTACGTCCATCGCACCCCCCCCTGCCAGGGGAGCTGCCCTTCAGGGGAGGACATCCGGGGTTGGCTGGACATCGTGCGCGGTGTTGAAAAACCCATCAAGGGTATGCCATGGCAGGAGTACGCCTTCCGGCGTTCCACCGAAGCCAATCCCTTCCCGGCGATGATGGGACGCGTGTGCCCCGCCCCATGTGAGGATGGCTGCAACCGTAATGCCCTGGAAGATCACGTTGGTATTAACTCGGTTGAGCAGTACATTGGTGATTGGGCCATAGAAAATGGTCTGAAGTTTGTTGCTGGCGCCAGCACCGGCCGGAAGGTAGCCATCATCGGAGGCGGACCTGCCGGATTAGCTGCCGCCTATCAATTGCGACGCAAGGGGCATGGAGTCACCCTCTTTGACTCCTATGAACAACTCGGCGGCATGTTCCGCTTTGGTATTCCCGGCTATCGTGTCCCTCGCGACAAGCTTGATGCCGAGATCCAACGCATCATCGACATGGGGGTCGAGGTTCGACTGAATACTCGCGTTGGAAAAGACGTAACAATGGAGACCTTGGAAAAAGAGTTTGATGCCCTGTGTTGGGCGCTTGGCGCACAGGCCGGCAAGGACCTGCCAATCCCTGGTTTTGAGGAATCAATCAACTGTGTGTCCGGTGTTGCCTTCCTCTCGACTTTCAATCTGGGTCGATTGCAGATGGTCTCTCCCCGGGTAGTGGTGGTGGGAGGGGGTGATACCTCCATTGACGTTGCCTCAGTAGCCCGCCGTTTGGGACATATCACCGATAGCCACGATAAGGATCTGCCCGAGCGCGTCATCCTTGGCTACGCCGCTCACGATGTTTCGGGGTCCCTCACACGCATCGGTGCGAATGTGACATTGACCTCTTTGTTCCCCGTAGAAAAGATGACGGCGGCAGAACACGAGGTGCAGGATGCGCAACGCGAAGGGATCAAGATCCTCGGTGGAGTTCTACCCCTGGAGATCCTCCGCAATGCCGAGGGTCGTGCCGTTGCCATGAAGCTCTGTGAGTGTACGATGCAGGGCATGAAACCCATCCCCAAAGAAGGAACCGAATTCGTTATCGAGGCCGATCTGTTTGTTTCTGCAATTGGCCAGAAAGGCGATATGACAGGGATCGAATCTCTGGATAACGGACGCGGTTTCATCGACTGTGACCGGCATTATCAGGTCAAAGGTCGCAAGGGGCACTTCGTTGCTGGCGATATTGTGCGTCCTCACCTCTTGACTACCGCTATTGGCCAGGCCGCAATTGCAGCGGACTCCATCGATCACTACCTACGTAGCCAAGAACTCGCTCGTCGCCCGAAGGTGGATGTGCGTCACTTTAACCTGCTCACCAAATTAGATGAGGTCGGACTTTCCCCAACGGCCTTTAAATCCGAGTCGTCGGGAGTGGATGGTGGTTTACGTGGGACCTCCAGCGCTAATTTTGCGGTCCATAATTTTGAGGACCGTGCAGCGAACGACGTTATTCCCTATGAGAAATTGTTCCTGGGCCATTTTAAATACGTCCCGCGTAGTCGTCGCGAGGAGATTCATATCAATGCCGATGCGGTGCTCGGCAATTTTAGCGAGCGTCTGGTCGGGCTCAGTGAAACACAATCGAAGGAAGAGGCCGCCCGCTGCATGAGCTGCGGAATGTGCTTCGAGTGTGACAATTGCGTCATTTTCTGTCCGCAAGAGGCCGTTAAGCGCGTCCCCAAGAATCAATCCACCCTGGGCCGTTATGTCTATACGGATTATGACCGCTGCATCGGCTGTCATATCTGTGCCGATGTCTGTCCTACGGGATACATTGAAATGGGAATGGGCGAATAG
- a CDS encoding hypothetical protein (Evidence 5 : Unknown function), whose translation MILLYQVTQREVISKIKRTYA comes from the coding sequence TTGATCTTGCTTTATCAAGTTACACAACGTGAAGTGATCAGCAAAATTAAGAGAACCTATGCCTGA
- a CDS encoding membrane hypothetical protein (Evidence 5 : Unknown function) → MGVTVTTGDTSGGAGTGTTTSVAFGTVLLTTGSISAAGSGAFTGTESTVSAAFGLAGAPFTAGDVSFAGGGASVVFTACGVVGASVGTSVSTIEEVFAGLITSVAFTTTGVTLVVVVASSGVGAPGTADTFAVADISAAVEDSREEAGGLTAIGTSPPWGDTSAVEASVECTSSGATTQTTNSSVFNHLPIAAFSRKVSCRYILTKSPSWYPMAG, encoded by the coding sequence TTGGGGGTAACCGTCACAACCGGCGATACCTCCGGGGGAGCGGGTACAGGGACCACCACCTCGGTAGCCTTTGGGACTGTTTTACTCACTACTGGAAGCATCTCCGCTGCAGGAAGCGGTGCCTTTACGGGGACAGAGAGCACGGTCTCAGCAGCCTTCGGGCTAGCTGGTGCGCCTTTCACGGCGGGGGATGTTTCTTTCGCGGGCGGTGGTGCCTCTGTGGTCTTCACTGCCTGTGGCGTGGTCGGTGCCTCCGTAGGAACTAGTGTTTCTACGATAGAAGAGGTCTTTGCGGGATTAATTACCTCCGTAGCCTTCACAACAACAGGGGTTACCTTGGTTGTCGTTGTTGCCTCATCAGGCGTTGGTGCCCCCGGCACGGCAGACACCTTCGCCGTTGCCGACATTTCTGCAGCAGTGGAGGATTCCAGGGAAGAGGCTGGTGGTCTTACTGCAATCGGTACATCTCCCCCGTGGGGAGATACTTCAGCCGTTGAGGCATCGGTGGAGTGTACCTCTAGTGGCGCTACGACACAGACCACTAACAGTAGCGTCTTCAACCATCTACCCATTGCGGCGTTTTCTCGCAAGGTAAGTTGTAGATACATCCTCACGAAGTCCCCCTCCTGGTATCCAATGGCAGGGTGA
- the glrR gene encoding DNA-binding transcriptional activator GlrR: protein MSAKATDSSNSVTSQPRVLVVDDDPDLLRLLTIRLSAAGYEVAGAGGGEQALGILSTFRPQVLLTDLRMDGMDGMTLFDTVNRRHPTLPVIILTAHGTIPEAVDATRRGIFGFLTKPFDARLLLEQIEAAVRLRAPDASATAAAWRADIITRSSAMEEILSQARRVAEGDASIYIHGDSGTGKELLARAIHRAGRRARGPFLALNCAAIPENLLESELFGHVKGAFTGAINSNKGMFVAAGGGTLFLDEVGDMPLSFQAKLLRVLQERQVRPVGATQSVAVDVRILCASHRDLEVETRSGRFREDLYYRLCVVTLRLPSLAERPEDILLLADHFLETLSERYDHKDLRFTPEAMELLVQAPWPGNVRQLYNVVEQVVALSTGPVIPPGLVGRALRGEPQGIPSLEDARTDFERDYLVRLLRLTRGNVTQAARLAKRNRTEFYRLLHRHHLDSAQFKDELG, encoded by the coding sequence ATGAGCGCAAAAGCCACTGATTCTTCTAACTCGGTTACCTCCCAGCCGCGAGTATTGGTGGTTGACGATGATCCAGACCTGTTGCGCCTGCTCACTATCCGCCTAAGCGCGGCGGGCTACGAGGTTGCGGGTGCTGGTGGTGGTGAACAGGCCCTGGGCATACTCTCCACCTTCCGCCCGCAGGTTTTGCTTACCGATCTACGCATGGACGGTATGGACGGCATGACCTTGTTCGATACCGTGAATCGTCGTCATCCGACCCTGCCGGTAATCATCCTGACCGCCCATGGCACCATCCCTGAGGCGGTGGATGCTACTCGACGCGGGATCTTCGGTTTTCTCACCAAACCGTTCGATGCACGTTTGCTGCTGGAGCAGATTGAGGCGGCGGTACGCCTGCGTGCCCCCGACGCATCAGCAACAGCGGCGGCGTGGCGTGCCGACATCATTACCCGTAGTAGCGCCATGGAGGAGATTCTTTCCCAAGCCCGACGGGTGGCAGAAGGGGATGCCAGTATCTACATCCACGGCGATAGTGGCACCGGCAAGGAGTTGCTCGCACGAGCCATCCATCGTGCGGGGCGTCGTGCCCGGGGACCGTTTCTGGCCCTGAATTGCGCGGCCATCCCGGAGAATCTGCTGGAGTCGGAGCTATTCGGTCACGTCAAGGGGGCCTTTACCGGAGCCATAAATAGTAACAAGGGTATGTTTGTGGCCGCTGGGGGCGGTACCTTGTTTCTGGATGAGGTGGGAGATATGCCGCTCTCGTTTCAGGCCAAATTGCTGCGCGTATTGCAGGAACGCCAGGTCCGTCCGGTGGGCGCCACTCAGAGTGTCGCCGTAGATGTCCGCATCCTCTGCGCCAGTCACCGCGATCTAGAGGTTGAAACGAGAAGTGGACGCTTTCGGGAGGATCTTTACTACCGCTTGTGCGTAGTGACCCTCCGTCTGCCATCTCTAGCCGAACGTCCCGAAGATATCCTGCTTCTGGCAGACCACTTCCTCGAAACCCTTTCTGAACGTTATGACCACAAAGACCTGCGCTTCACCCCTGAAGCGATGGAATTGTTGGTTCAGGCCCCTTGGCCAGGTAATGTACGGCAGCTCTACAACGTTGTGGAGCAGGTGGTTGCACTATCCACCGGACCCGTTATCCCTCCGGGGTTGGTTGGTCGTGCGTTACGTGGTGAGCCTCAAGGCATTCCCTCCCTAGAGGATGCACGTACTGATTTTGAACGCGATTATCTGGTGCGCTTGCTTCGTTTGACGCGCGGTAACGTAACCCAGGCGGCACGTCTAGCAAAACGCAATCGCACTGAATTTTACCGTCTCCTGCACCGCCATCACCTAGATTCAGCGCAATTCAAGGATGAACTCGGTTGA
- a CDS encoding conserved hypothetical protein (Evidence 4 : Unknown function but conserved in other organisms): MFNYAMILYPADPLVSVEIAKLEATLRTLGVIGTPLPTMDAVDLTLVDWYAAGAQLLEQVTFLGCSPVVRLAAAYDGDTDFCRLCLPPPLPHPVWRAPPGASPPRCPRCRTADATWRTALPAWEADPVASRHVCPSCGHGTPLHQWRLREAAGFGRSYLELWGIHPGEAVPGEVLLATLAQLSGGPWRWFYWLPT; encoded by the coding sequence ATGTTCAACTATGCGATGATCCTATATCCAGCTGACCCGCTGGTAAGTGTCGAGATTGCCAAGCTAGAGGCCACGTTGCGGACATTAGGCGTTATTGGGACGCCGCTCCCTACGATGGATGCTGTGGATCTGACGCTCGTTGACTGGTACGCGGCAGGGGCACAATTGTTGGAACAAGTCACTTTTCTGGGGTGTTCACCGGTGGTGCGCTTGGCAGCAGCCTACGACGGTGATACCGATTTTTGCCGGCTATGTCTACCGCCACCGCTACCGCATCCGGTTTGGCGCGCACCACCGGGTGCGTCGCCCCCCCGTTGTCCACGTTGTCGGACCGCTGACGCTACATGGCGCACCGCTCTTCCGGCATGGGAAGCGGATCCGGTGGCAAGCCGCCACGTCTGCCCTAGCTGCGGTCACGGCACCCCTCTGCACCAGTGGCGACTACGCGAGGCTGCCGGTTTTGGACGCAGTTACCTGGAACTGTGGGGGATACACCCTGGTGAGGCCGTACCTGGGGAAGTGCTGCTTGCCACCCTCGCTCAGTTGAGTGGCGGACCGTGGCGCTGGTTTTACTGGCTACCCACCTAA
- a CDS encoding hypothetical protein (Evidence 5 : Unknown function) has protein sequence MEYADWVDLLYRIRTGHPLSNLLYSLSSRLQDCPVGGRQCRDFPVPAVAVLERGAFVNDFNAILIGLIALAVSVFVADKIIGERGPGTPNPAETQAIAERIRPLGQVNVAVPAPVAAIPTATPVLVSSAPPPSLLAASVPPPTGQKVEPTPTNTPGMITSGTSDAPANPPPPVAAVEPTQPEVSAPPIDLAASKKIYVNACFACHETGAAGAPKRGDQAAWHSRITQGMDTLLAHAMNGINAMPPRGGNPTLTEEQIVTAIHYLVLDIETNQ, from the coding sequence ATGGAATATGCTGATTGGGTAGATTTACTCTATCGCATTCGCACCGGTCATCCACTATCAAATCTATTATATTCTTTATCCTCTCGGCTTCAAGACTGCCCTGTGGGAGGGCGTCAGTGCCGAGATTTCCCGGTTCCGGCGGTTGCCGTGCTTGAGCGAGGTGCTTTTGTGAATGATTTCAATGCGATTTTGATCGGGCTGATTGCCCTGGCGGTGTCGGTTTTTGTTGCCGATAAGATCATCGGTGAACGTGGGCCGGGCACCCCGAACCCAGCGGAGACGCAGGCGATTGCTGAACGTATCCGCCCGTTAGGACAGGTAAATGTGGCAGTTCCAGCGCCTGTGGCGGCGATACCAACAGCAACTCCGGTCTTGGTCTCGAGTGCGCCCCCTCCGAGCCTCCTCGCTGCCAGTGTTCCCCCGCCCACAGGGCAGAAGGTGGAACCAACACCGACAAATACCCCAGGAATGATTACCAGTGGCACCTCAGATGCCCCTGCAAATCCACCGCCCCCGGTCGCTGCTGTCGAACCCACCCAACCGGAGGTATCGGCCCCCCCCATTGATCTTGCCGCAAGTAAAAAAATCTACGTTAACGCCTGCTTCGCTTGTCATGAGACGGGGGCTGCCGGTGCCCCCAAGCGTGGCGACCAAGCCGCCTGGCACTCACGCATTACCCAAGGAATGGATACCCTTTTAGCGCACGCCATGAACGGGATCAATGCCATGCCACCCAGGGGAGGAAATCCAACACTCACTGAAGAGCAAATCGTAACGGCAATTCACTATCTGGTTCTCGATATCGAAACCAATCAATAG